In Oncorhynchus clarkii lewisi isolate Uvic-CL-2024 chromosome 16, UVic_Ocla_1.0, whole genome shotgun sequence, one genomic interval encodes:
- the LOC139367392 gene encoding uncharacterized protein — translation MSGPLTNSCSFSSALFLLSLSVVLLPPLRLDAKSLSAARGVEGQGLDATGGGVRRLRRDLRDSLPYEAGMMSYPGESADVLTRRGGNELLYQPEEWRGQGLGQALQQLVENDQRREQETAYLAGLLRLLSEVDVQGPGEEGGEEIQGPGDFQVPYPPDYDETEQGMRMGKPQAAAPWQGLLDPQLTQALLNRYRQERLQQQAGLPGLPTAINRLETGSQDRDEEALRYLVSKVLSNISPTKPQGSSGRRARRDLVSVSGGGGRVRASSSPVLHRSRRSLDSPPSPSLNREHSVGLLRVKRLGDMEGVVVEGPGGPGGEREGHRTPDHMVELQRMKRIDNELQPQPGGRPSRRRRALNYDPITYDPELLIQHILHYLPQ, via the exons tCATTGTCTGCTGCCCGTGGCGTGGAGGGACAAGGTCTGGACGCCACAGGAGGCGGGGTCAGGCGTCTCCGCAGAGACCTCCGTGATTCGCTGCCGTACGAGGCCGGGATGATGTCCTATCCTGGGGAGTCGGCTGACGTCCTGACCCGGCGGGGGGGTAACGAGCTGCTCTACCaaccagaggagtggagggggcaGGGCTTAGGACAGGCTCTGCAGCAATTGGTGGAGAACGACCAGAGGCGGGAGCAAGAAACAGCATACTTGGCCGGGTTGCTCCGCCTCCTCAGTGAAGTCGATGTCCAGGGGCCCGGAGAGGAGGGCGGTGAGGAGATCCAGGGGCCAGGGGACTTCCAGGTGCCCTATCCCCCAGACTACGATGAGACAGAGCAGGGGATGAGAATGGGAAAGCCCCAGGCTGCAGCTCCATGGCAGGGCCTACTGGACCCCCAGCTCACCCAGGCTCTGCTCAACAGATACAGGCAGGAGAGGCTGCAGCAGCAGGCCGGGTTACCAGGACTACCAACCGCCATCAACAGGCTTGAAACAGGCAGCCAGGACCGAGACGAGGAGGCTctgag ATACCTGGTATCTAAGGTCCTTTCCAACATCAGTCCCACCAAGCCCCAGGGTTCATCAGGCCGCAGGGCAAGGAGAGACCTGGTGTCTGTGTCTGGAGGTGGTGGAAGGGTCCGAGCTTCCTCCAGCCCAGTCCTCCACAGGTCCCGTCGCTCCCTCGactcccctccttccccttccTTAAACCGGGAGCACTCTGTGGGGCTGCTGAGGGTCAAGAGGCTGGGGGACATGGAAGGGGTGGTGGTAGAGGGGCCTGGTGGgccggggggagagagggagggccaCAGGACCCCCGACCACATGGTGGAGCTTCAGAGAATGAAGAGGATCGACAACGAACTGCAGCCCCAGCCTGGTGGGAGACCCAGCCGCAGGAGACGAGCCCTGAACTACGACCCCATAACCTATGACCCCGAGCTGCTAATCCAACACATTCTACACTACCTGccacagtag